The Trichosurus vulpecula isolate mTriVul1 chromosome 4, mTriVul1.pri, whole genome shotgun sequence genome contains a region encoding:
- the LOC118846257 gene encoding 60S ribosomal protein L37a-like, translating to MAKRTKKVGIVGKYGTRYGASLRKMVKKIEISQHAKYTCSFCGKTKMKRWAVGIWHCGSCMKTVAGGAWTYNTTSAVTVKSAIRRLKELKDQ from the coding sequence ATGGCTAAACGCACCAAGAAGGTTGGAATTGTTGGTAAATATGGAACACGTTATGGTGCATCCCTcagaaaaatggtgaagaaaattgaaattagccAGCATGCCAAGTATACCTGCTCCTTCTGTGGCAAGaccaaaatgaagagatgggCTGTGGGTATCTGGCATTGTGGATCCTGTATGAAAACTGTAGCTGGTGGTGCATGGACCTACAATACCACCTCTGCAGTCACAGTCAAATCTGCCATCAGAAGACTGAAGGAATTGAAAGACCAGTAA